AAGATATATTTATAATCCCTCTTATTTCTCCATAAATAGGATGCTCCACTATTACATCTAATACCTTAGCTCCCATATCAACTATAATCTCTAACTCTTCCTTTATTTCATCTATGGCACAATGATGATTAGACATTATAACCTTTATCATATCTTCCTTTACTATATTTGGAACTATATAGCCTTGTGGAGTTGCCATTATATTAACTCCTTTAGCTCTAAGTATTGCTATATCTTGAACTATAACTTGTCTGCTTACTTCTAGATCATCTGCAAGTTTAGCTCCCTTTATTGGATTAGTGCTTTCTTTTAATATTCTCTCTAAAGCCTCTCTTCTCTTGAATGTATCCATTAAATCACCTCTTTATTAGATTATATATTATAGAGTCAAAAAAAAGAAGCCAGTTTAGACTTCTGATTTTTATCATTAATAAAACTATACAGCTTCTTCACCTAAGTAGGCTTTCTTTATATCATCATTCTCACAAAGATCACTTCCTCTTCCTTTAAGAACAACTTTTCCCGTTTCAATTACATAACCATAATCAGCTATTTCAAGAGCTGCTTTTGCATTTTGTTCTATTAAAAGAATAGTAACCCCCATCTTATTAATATCTTTTATTATATTGAATAAATCCTTAACTATTAAAGGAGCCAAACCTAAAGATGGTTCATCCATCATAAGAAGCTTTGGTCTACTCATAAGAGCTCTTCCTACGGCTAGCATCTGTTGTTCTCCTCCAGACATAGTTCCAGCCTTTTGGTCTACTCTTTCTTTGAGTCTTGGAAATAATTCATATATCCAGTCAAGGTCTTTATTTATTTCTTTTTTATCTTTTCTAGTATAAGCTCCTAGTATTAGATTTTCTTCAACCGTTAAGTCTTGGAATACTCTTCTTCCTTCAGGAACTAAAACCAATCCTTCTTTCACTATATCCTGAGTTTTTAGATTTTTGATATTGTTTCCATTATATTCTATAACTCCACTTGAATTAACTATTCCCATTATACTTCTTAAAGTTGAGCTTTTTCCAGCTCCATTTGCTCCTATTAAAGTTACTATTTTATTTCTAGGAACCTCTATATCCATATCCCTTAAAGCGTGAATTCCACCATAATTAACATTTAGCCCTTTTATATTAAGCATCTATCCCACCCCCAAGTAAGCTTCAATTACTTTTTCATTGTTTTGTATTTCACTTGGTATTCCTTGAGCTATCTTTTGACCATAATCTAATACATATATTCTTTCACATACTCCCATTACAACTTGCATATGGTGTTCTATCATCAGTATAGTTATTCCAAATTTATCTCTAATACTTCTTATAAACTCCATAAGTTCTAGTGATTCTTTAGGGTTCATACCCGCTGCCGGTTCATCTAGTAATAAAATCTCAGGATTAGTATTAAGAGCTCTTGCACTCTCCAATCTTCTTTGATTTCCGTAAGAAAGAGATGATGCTTTTTCATACATAAGATCTTTAAGTCCAACTTCTTCTAAAAGCTTTACTGATTTATCATAGAATTTTTTTTCTTCTTTTTTATATTTTTTAGTTCTAAACACTGATGATATTATATTGCTTTTAATATTTAAATGACTACCTATGAATACATTATCTATAACAGATAGTTCTTTAAATAGCCTTATATTCTGAAATGTTCTAGCTACTCCTAAGCTAGCAATAGCACTTGGTTTTTTATTTATAATACTTTTATTAGAACCTCCAAAATATATATTTCCACTTGTAGGAGTATACACTCCTGTTATCATA
The window above is part of the Tepidibacter aestuarii genome. Proteins encoded here:
- a CDS encoding ABC transporter ATP-binding protein, which codes for MEILKLCDVTVKFGGLTAVDSLNIHLNKNEIIGLIGPNGAGKTTVFNMITGVYTPTSGNIYFGGSNKSIINKKPSAIASLGVARTFQNIRLFKELSVIDNVFIGSHLNIKSNIISSVFRTKKYKKEEKKFYDKSVKLLEEVGLKDLMYEKASSLSYGNQRRLESARALNTNPEILLLDEPAAGMNPKESLELMEFIRSIRDKFGITILMIEHHMQVVMGVCERIYVLDYGQKIAQGIPSEIQNNEKVIEAYLGVG
- a CDS encoding ABC transporter ATP-binding protein, with product MLNIKGLNVNYGGIHALRDMDIEVPRNKIVTLIGANGAGKSSTLRSIMGIVNSSGVIEYNGNNIKNLKTQDIVKEGLVLVPEGRRVFQDLTVEENLILGAYTRKDKKEINKDLDWIYELFPRLKERVDQKAGTMSGGEQQMLAVGRALMSRPKLLMMDEPSLGLAPLIVKDLFNIIKDINKMGVTILLIEQNAKAALEIADYGYVIETGKVVLKGRGSDLCENDDIKKAYLGEEAV
- a CDS encoding transcription repressor NadR yields the protein MDTFKRREALERILKESTNPIKGAKLADDLEVSRQVIVQDIAILRAKGVNIMATPQGYIVPNIVKEDMIKVIMSNHHCAIDEIKEELEIIVDMGAKVLDVIVEHPIYGEIRGIINISSRKELNEFVDKIEREESKLMSSLTNGIHYHTIQVKNEEVYQDIIKELDKKGYLLKNK